GCCTCCTGGGCCTCGACGCGGGCCAGCGAGGAGCCCAAGCAGTGGTGGATGCCGCCGCCGAAGGCCACATGCGGGTTCGGGGATCGGGTGATGTCGAACTCGTCGGCGCGGTCGAACACGCGGGGATCGCGGTTCGCCGAGGAGATCACCCAGGAGATATGGTCGCCGGCCTTGAGCGTCCTGTCCCCGAGCTCCAGGTCCTCGGCGCAGACCCGTCCCAGCGCCTTGACCGACGGCTCGAACCTCAGGCACTCCTCGACGGCCGACGACACGTATTTCTCGGGGTCGTCGCACAGCAGCTGCCACTGCTCGGGGTGGCGGGCGAAGGCGTGGATGCCGTTGCTGATCAGGTTCTGTGTCGTCTCGTGCCCGGCGATGAGCAGCAGTACGACCGTGGCGAGGCACTGGATGCGGTCATAGTCCCCGCGCACCTCCCCCGCCGCGAGCAGCGAGATCAGGTCGTCCTCCGAACCGTTGCCACGCCGGGCCTCGATCAACGGCGCGAAGTAGTCCTCGAGTTCGAAGTGGGCGCTGGCGGCGCGGCGTGCCCGATCGGGGGCGATGCCCAGCAGGCCCATGCGCGCGGCCGACAGCTGCTGGAGCCGGGCGGTGTCGGAGGCGGGCACGTCCAGCATCAGGCCGATGGTCTGCAGCGGCAGCGAGACGGCGAAGTCGTTCTTCACATCGAGTTCCCCCGCAGCCAGCCGTCGCCGGATCAGCTCACCTGCCTGCTCGCGCAGTTGGGCGCGCCATTTCTCCACGGCCCGCGGCGTGAACCAGCGGTGGACGGCGTCCCTCATCAGCCGGTGCTCCGGCCGGTCCTGTTTGATGAGCGACACGTCCCACGCGTTCAGGTAGTTGACCAGCCCCCAGTCCTCCTTCCGGATCGGCGGAACGTACTCCGCGGGGCCGGGGAGCGACTCGGCCGAGGAGAAGCGCTGTGGTTGGCGGAGCAGTGCGGTGACATCGCTGTGCCGCGTGACGATCCACGCCCTCGTCAGAGGGTTCCAGTGCACGGGGTCCGTCTCGCGCAGCCGGCCGAAGTGCTCGTAGGGGTCGTCGATGAAAGGCGCCGAGGTCCAGTCGTCCAGATCGATAGCTGTCATATCCGTCCTCCTCTTTTCACAGGTGCGGCAGGCCCCGCCAGCCGGTCCGGCCCAGGGCATGTCGACCACCCGCATGGTCGTCTCGACGTGGACACCGGCGGGATGGTGCAAGGCGGTGGGCGCGGTGCGGCCGAGGCCCGGGTCCGCGGCGGCTCGCTAGGCGGGCCACCCGGCCCGCGTCGTACGCGCATGCGCACGCCAGACCCCCAGGACCTCGGCGGTTACGAAGGGTCCTTCCGGACCCGCGATTCTCACGTGCGGCTCTTTGCGGGGACGCGCTTGGTCACGCCGACCGTCAGTCCTTCATCACGATGCTGTTGCGCAGCAGGCCGACGCCCTCGACTCCTGCCTCGACGTGGTCGCCGTCCTTGAGGAACGGGCCGTCGAGGCCTCCTTCCATGGCGGCACCCGCCGGGGTCCCCGAGAGGATCATGTCGCCGCCGGCGAGGGGCGCCCAGCTGGACACGTGCGCGGCGGTGGTGCCGAAGCTGTACTGCATCTGCAGGGTGTTGCCGTCCTGGCGCAGCTCGCCGTTGACCTTGCATGTGATGCCGAGACCGCCGTCCGGGATGGGCTCGTCGACCACCATGCACGGTCCACAGCTGTGCCCCGTGCGGAAGTTCTTCGTGAGGGACCAGGTCAGCGGTCCGTGGTCGATCTTGGTGAGGCCGAGCGCCTCGTCCCGGATGCTGAAGTCGTTCCAGACCGTGTATCCCCAGATGTCGATCTCGTCGCTCCCGGGTTCGTGGTCTCCCCCGCCGAGCACGACCGCGAGTTCGGCCTCGTAGTCGAGCTTCCGGGTGCCGGACGGCGGAGAGACCACCGCGTCCTGGCCCACGACCGTGCCGGGGATGACGTAGAAGCCCCACGGCGGATTGCCGCCCGCCGCCCCCTGCCGCACCGATTCCGGGACGTCCATGACCGCGGCCATGCCCGAGCCGTGCGCCGGGAAGTTGCCGCCGAGCGCGAAGATGCGGACGCCCGGATCCGGCAGGGGCGGCTCCAGGCGCACGTCCTCCAGGGGCCGGGACGCGGCGGCCACGGCGTCTCCGTCGGCGGCGATCTCCGCCAGCGCCCGCAGAAATCCGCACACCTCGCCCCACCGCGCGATCAGCGGGACCCAGCTTCCGCCGATCGCCGGGAAGTACGGCTCCAGAGCCGCCACCAGGCCCGGCTCACCCCGGCGCAGTTCCGCGAGGGCCCGCGGGATGTCGACGACCACCTCCGCACCGGGAGGACCCACCAGCAGACCGGTTCCAGCGCCATGGACACGCACAAGCTTCATGAAGCTTCCTCTCCGTCCGGGCGAGCGCCAGGCACGCTCGGTGCCGGGATGTCGGCCAAGGTTTTCGACAATCCTGACGACTATTAGACGCATCCGTCAACATGTATCGAGGAAACAGCTTCATCCTTGACGACTCTCAACACTTGCGTAAGATACTTGACTAACATGACGGGGCTTCGGGCCCGCTTTCAGTACCAGGACGAGTCGCAAGCACCCCATGGCGTCGTATTCCGGGGCGCCAGCCGTTTTCACGAGGCCACCGCTTTCCTGGCCGTCCCACATATCCGCCGGGAACCGCGGCGCGTCTGAGGAGGACCCGAATGTTGATCATCCATGACCGCAAGGGCGGCCGTGTCGAGTTCGAGCCCGCCCCGGGCAAGCCCCTGATGCCCCAACTACGCCACCAGAAGGTCGGCATCATCGGCCTGTGCAACGGCAACGCCGTATGCGGGTCCTGCCACGTCTACGTCGACAAGGAACGGCTCGACCAACTGCCCGAACCGGACGAGTTCGAGCTGGAACGCATCGAGGAACTCCCCGACCGCCGCGACAACTCCCGCCTCACCTGCCAGTTCGAATACACACCCGAACTCGACGGCATCGAGATCACCGTCGCACCACGCAGCTGACATTCCCCCGCAGCCAGCCCCGGCACCCCACCAGGCACACAAAGGAGCGAGCATCATGCCCGACATCCAGCCGAAGATCACCAAGAGCCACCGCACCAAGAAACCCCTCATCGACATCGGGATGATCTCCCACGGCACCCTCACCGTCATCGACATCCAGGAATCACGCCGCTTCTACGAAGAGGTCCTCGGCTTCGAAGTCATCCAGCACGCCCCCGTCGGCCTCCTCATCCGCAAGGGCACCGACCACGTCTACGTCGTCGTCGAAGAAGGCCAGGAAAGCCCCATGCGCCTCCTCGACCACAACGGCCTCGACGTCCAGTCCAACGAAGCCGTCAACGACGCCCACGCCAAACTCACCGAAGTCAAAGACCAGTACGGCCTCAAACGCATCACCAAGCCCCAGGAACAGCACGGCGCCTACTCCTTCTACTTCGAAGACCTCAACAGCTGCTGGTGGGAGATCCTCGCCGGCCGCGAACACGGCTACTCCTTCGCCTACGCCGACCCCCACCGCGACATGACCGCCAAGGACGACATCGACCCCGACCTCATGGACCACGCCTTCGACGACAACTTCATCGGCGACCTCACCGCCAAACGCGCCCAAACCGACAACACCTGAGGACACCCCAGCATGCCCAGCAACATCGCCGTGGTCGGCGCCAGCGTCGCCGGTGTCGAGGCCGTGCTGGCCCTGCGGGGCGCCGGCTACGACGGCCGGCTCACCCTCGTGGGCGCCGACCCCGAACTCCCCTACAACCCGACCCCGCTGTCCAAGGAACTCCTCACCGGCGACATGGAGGAGGACGACATCCGCCTGCTGCCGGAGGAGGAGTTCGAGAACCTGGACGTCGGCCTGCGGCTGGGTCGTCCCGCGAAGGGTCTCGATCTGGCGGAGCGCCGGGTGGACGTCGACGGGTCCCCGCTCCCCTACGACGGACTGATCATCGCCACCGGTTCGCGGGCCGTGCGCCCCAGGGGCTGGTTCGGCCGGGAAGGGGTGCACACCCTGCGCACTCTCGACGACGCCCGCCGCGTCCACGAGGCGATGACCCAGGGCCGTCCGTCGGTGGTGGTGGTCGGGGCCGGGTTCATCGGCTGCGAGATCGCCGCCGCCGCACGCCACCACGGCCTGGACGTCACCCTCGTCGAGGCCGCGGCGTCCCCTCTGCTGCGGGCCGTCCCCGCCGCACTCGCCGCGCCCGTGGTACGCCTCCAAGAGGCCCGCGGTGTACGGGTGGTGTGCGGCGTCGGGGTGGCCCGGCTGCTGGGCGGGATCCGGGTCGACAAGGTCGAACTCACCGACGGCACCCTCCTGGACGCGGACCTCGTCGTCGTCGGAGTCGGCGCGGTTCCGGCGACCGACTGGCTGGACGGTTCGGGGCTGTCCGTGGAGGACGGCGTGATCACCGACGCGACCCTGCGGACCACCGCGCCCGGCGTCTACGCCGTCGGAGACGCGGCCCGCTGGCCGCATCCCGCGACCGGTGACCCCATCCGGGTCGAGCACTGGACCAACGCCCGGGAGCAGGGTCGGCGAGCGGCTCTGAACCTCCTCGACCCGCGGGCCGCACAGCCGTACACCGGAGTGCCCTACGTGTGGTCCGACCAGTTCGGGCAGCGCTTCCAGCTCGCCGGCACCGCACACGCCAAGCACCTCCACTTCCTCGACGGGGGCCCCGACGACGAGAGCTATCTCGCTGTGCTCGGCGACGGCGAGACGGTCGTCGGCGCCGTGGGGTTCGGCGGCACTCCCCGGCAGTTCAACAAGGCCCGCCGTCTGGTCGCCGACGGCACCGCCTGGGCGGAGGCCGTCAGCCGGCACGAGTGAAGAAGCACGAAAGGGGAGGGAGCCGGCCGAAAGACACGGAGCCGCTCCCTCCTTCTCATGCGGGACCTCATGCGGCATGTTGCACGGCCCGGGCGGGTGCGCGCCCCCGGTCACCGTGCAGGGCGTCCGTCCACTGCTCTTCCACCGCGGTTGGTACGCGCGAGCCGCCGAAACCCTCAGCCGCCCGCCGCGGCGTCTCAGTCACGAATATGTGAGGCATTCAATGGTCACCAATGCGGCTTCGCCCGACACGCGAGCACCCCGCGACTCCCGTGAGGAGGCAGTGCGTACCCTCGGCAGCGTCGAGAAGCGCGTGCTCTGGCTCGCGACCGCGATCATCGACCACGCGAACCGGGTCCGGCCCAATCCCTCGGGTCTGAAGGTCGGCGGTCACCAGGCGTCCAGCGCGTCGATGTCGTCCATCATGACCGCCCTGTGGTTCCACGCACTCACCAGCGACGACCGGGTCTCGGTCAAGCCGCACGCCTCACCCGTCCTGCACGCCATCAACTTCCTGCTCGGCGAGCTCGACGGCAAGTACCTCACCGAACTGCGCGCCTTCGGCGGGCTGCAGAGCTACCCCAGCCGCGCCAAGGACCCCGACCCCGTCGACTACTCCACGGGGTCCGTGGGCATCGGCGCGACCGCGCCCATCTGGGGCGCCATCTCCCGCCGTTACGTCGACGGGCACTTCGGCGGTGCGGGCAGCGGCCGCCAGTACTCCCTGCTGGGCGACGCGGAACTGGACGAGGGCGCCATCTGGGAGGCCGTGCAGGACCCGATGGTCCCCGGCCTCGGTGA
This genomic interval from Streptomyces sp. B21-083 contains the following:
- a CDS encoding cytochrome P450, which translates into the protein MTAIDLDDWTSAPFIDDPYEHFGRLRETDPVHWNPLTRAWIVTRHSDVTALLRQPQRFSSAESLPGPAEYVPPIRKEDWGLVNYLNAWDVSLIKQDRPEHRLMRDAVHRWFTPRAVEKWRAQLREQAGELIRRRLAAGELDVKNDFAVSLPLQTIGLMLDVPASDTARLQQLSAARMGLLGIAPDRARRAASAHFELEDYFAPLIEARRGNGSEDDLISLLAAGEVRGDYDRIQCLATVVLLLIAGHETTQNLISNGIHAFARHPEQWQLLCDDPEKYVSSAVEECLRFEPSVKALGRVCAEDLELGDRTLKAGDHISWVISSANRDPRVFDRADEFDITRSPNPHVAFGGGIHHCLGSSLARVEAQEAFLALAEVVPRLQLKEETVEYVPSPMMRELRALHLVPG
- a CDS encoding fumarylacetoacetate hydrolase family protein, giving the protein MKLVRVHGAGTGLLVGPPGAEVVVDIPRALAELRRGEPGLVAALEPYFPAIGGSWVPLIARWGEVCGFLRALAEIAADGDAVAAASRPLEDVRLEPPLPDPGVRIFALGGNFPAHGSGMAAVMDVPESVRQGAAGGNPPWGFYVIPGTVVGQDAVVSPPSGTRKLDYEAELAVVLGGGDHEPGSDEIDIWGYTVWNDFSIRDEALGLTKIDHGPLTWSLTKNFRTGHSCGPCMVVDEPIPDGGLGITCKVNGELRQDGNTLQMQYSFGTTAAHVSSWAPLAGGDMILSGTPAGAAMEGGLDGPFLKDGDHVEAGVEGVGLLRNSIVMKD
- a CDS encoding 2Fe-2S iron-sulfur cluster-binding protein: MLIIHDRKGGRVEFEPAPGKPLMPQLRHQKVGIIGLCNGNAVCGSCHVYVDKERLDQLPEPDEFELERIEELPDRRDNSRLTCQFEYTPELDGIEITVAPRS
- a CDS encoding VOC family protein, whose translation is MPDIQPKITKSHRTKKPLIDIGMISHGTLTVIDIQESRRFYEEVLGFEVIQHAPVGLLIRKGTDHVYVVVEEGQESPMRLLDHNGLDVQSNEAVNDAHAKLTEVKDQYGLKRITKPQEQHGAYSFYFEDLNSCWWEILAGREHGYSFAYADPHRDMTAKDDIDPDLMDHAFDDNFIGDLTAKRAQTDNT
- a CDS encoding NAD(P)/FAD-dependent oxidoreductase, which encodes MPSNIAVVGASVAGVEAVLALRGAGYDGRLTLVGADPELPYNPTPLSKELLTGDMEEDDIRLLPEEEFENLDVGLRLGRPAKGLDLAERRVDVDGSPLPYDGLIIATGSRAVRPRGWFGREGVHTLRTLDDARRVHEAMTQGRPSVVVVGAGFIGCEIAAAARHHGLDVTLVEAAASPLLRAVPAALAAPVVRLQEARGVRVVCGVGVARLLGGIRVDKVELTDGTLLDADLVVVGVGAVPATDWLDGSGLSVEDGVITDATLRTTAPGVYAVGDAARWPHPATGDPIRVEHWTNAREQGRRAALNLLDPRAAQPYTGVPYVWSDQFGQRFQLAGTAHAKHLHFLDGGPDDESYLAVLGDGETVVGAVGFGGTPRQFNKARRLVADGTAWAEAVSRHE